From a single Nocardioides sp. dk884 genomic region:
- a CDS encoding PucR family transcriptional regulator codes for MHILIDHHREDSAIAALARVDALHAALTQIVLEGGDLRGIAAEVARVLGVGVLVTSSDGRERAGAMPDDQRALLVAEDLVDDTGRLRVERIGTSGSPAGAGEVRSLRVAASGVDLARLVCLRPDAPIDSDDIHALERAAAVAALLITREQAVTAVENKYQGDFLRDLFLRRAGDEDYVAEHAETFGWELRRPVVVVVAEIDPLGPDEPPVSRASQRSWQERFAAAWSQVTRSLDPGIPCVDFTSEVVALLPVELGPNPTAEGYPGEDVVRRTITAVTGDRGGGRRPFSVGVSRVAASVDALPEAYAQARRAVEIGHRVHGGASTTFFDQLGLHRLIALVPDPAELHAFTRDVLGPLAEATPEAADLRETLQVLIDTNFNVAEAARTQFFHYNTMRYRVSKLERLLGPLSSDPHLRLDVAVALRVLEITA; via the coding sequence GTGCACATCTTGATAGACCATCACCGTGAGGACAGTGCCATCGCGGCGCTCGCCCGCGTCGACGCGCTCCACGCCGCGCTGACCCAGATCGTGCTCGAGGGCGGCGACCTGCGTGGCATCGCCGCGGAGGTGGCCCGGGTGCTGGGGGTCGGCGTGCTGGTGACCTCCAGCGACGGCCGCGAGCGGGCCGGCGCGATGCCCGACGACCAGCGGGCGCTGCTCGTCGCCGAGGACCTCGTCGACGACACCGGCCGGCTGCGGGTGGAGCGGATAGGCACCTCCGGCTCCCCGGCGGGCGCCGGCGAGGTGCGCTCGCTGCGCGTCGCGGCGAGCGGGGTCGACCTGGCCCGGCTGGTCTGCCTGCGCCCGGACGCCCCGATCGACTCCGACGACATCCACGCCCTGGAGCGGGCGGCCGCGGTGGCGGCGCTGCTGATCACCCGCGAGCAGGCGGTGACCGCCGTGGAGAACAAGTACCAGGGCGACTTCCTGCGCGACCTGTTCCTCCGCCGCGCGGGCGATGAGGACTACGTGGCCGAGCACGCCGAGACCTTCGGGTGGGAGCTGCGCCGACCCGTGGTCGTGGTTGTCGCGGAGATCGACCCGCTCGGCCCGGACGAGCCGCCGGTGTCGCGCGCGAGCCAGCGCTCCTGGCAGGAGCGCTTCGCCGCCGCTTGGAGCCAGGTGACCCGCAGCCTGGATCCCGGCATCCCGTGCGTGGACTTCACCTCCGAGGTGGTCGCGCTGCTGCCGGTCGAGCTCGGCCCGAACCCGACGGCGGAGGGCTACCCCGGTGAGGACGTCGTACGACGCACCATCACCGCGGTCACCGGGGACCGCGGCGGCGGGCGCCGGCCGTTCTCGGTCGGGGTGAGCCGGGTGGCCGCGAGCGTGGACGCTCTGCCGGAGGCCTACGCGCAGGCGCGGCGCGCCGTGGAGATCGGCCACCGGGTGCACGGCGGTGCCTCGACGACCTTCTTCGACCAGCTCGGGCTGCACCGGCTGATCGCGCTCGTGCCCGACCCCGCCGAGCTGCACGCGTTCACCCGCGACGTGCTGGGCCCGCTCGCCGAGGCGACGCCCGAGGCGGCCGACCTGCGCGAGACCCTCCAGGTGCTCATCGACACCAACTTCAACGTGGCCGAGGCCGCGCGCACGCAGTTCTTCCACTACAACACGATGCGCTACCGGGTCTCCAAGCTGGAGCGCCTGCTCGGGCCACTCTCCTCCGACCCACACCTGCGCCTCGATGTCGCGGTGGCGCTGCGCGTGCTGGAGATCACTGCCTGA
- a CDS encoding lysophospholipid acyltransferase family protein, with translation MLYRALHSIVPPLARAVWRPTVRGLENVPRSGPVILASNHLSFVDSVVIPVVVPRTVVFLAKSDYFTGTGISGAISRAWFEGLGMLPVDRDDSRAAIASLDTALEVLGRGEAFGIYPEGTRSRDGRLYRGRTGVAHLALTAGCPIVPVGLVGTERVQPVGARLPRIVPITVEFGPPIEVAGRFDGMPLGKARRQVTDEVMSAVQKLSGQEYAGVYNERTPEV, from the coding sequence GTGCTGTACCGCGCCCTCCACTCGATCGTCCCGCCCCTCGCCCGCGCGGTCTGGCGCCCGACGGTCCGGGGCCTGGAGAACGTCCCGCGCAGCGGCCCGGTGATCCTGGCCAGCAACCACCTGAGCTTCGTGGACTCCGTGGTGATCCCGGTGGTCGTGCCGCGCACCGTGGTGTTCCTGGCCAAGTCCGACTACTTCACCGGCACCGGCATCTCCGGCGCGATCAGCAGGGCCTGGTTCGAGGGGCTCGGCATGCTCCCGGTGGACCGCGACGACTCCCGCGCCGCCATCGCCAGCCTGGACACCGCGCTGGAGGTGCTCGGGCGCGGCGAGGCGTTCGGGATCTACCCCGAGGGCACCCGCTCGCGCGACGGTCGCCTCTACCGGGGGCGCACCGGCGTCGCCCACCTCGCGCTCACCGCCGGCTGCCCGATCGTCCCGGTCGGCCTGGTCGGCACCGAGCGGGTCCAGCCGGTCGGGGCGCGGCTGCCGCGGATCGTGCCGATCACCGTGGAGTTCGGCCCCCCGATCGAGGTGGCCGGCCGCTTCGACGGCATGCCCCTGGGCAAGGCCCGGCGTCAGGTCACCGACGAGGTGATGTCCGCCGTGCAGAAGCTCAGCGGGCAGGAGTACGCCGGGGTCTACAACGAGCGGACGCCCGAGGTCTGA
- a CDS encoding DUF2877 domain-containing protein, whose product MPLSPSSATACAVIAASAPARVRDTLAAQPDGAVAVVHRGSQAVYVEVQGHCLGVVAATATAVPCALQVAGDVVPRAARAEIRGGVLHLDDVALRIGRIRDVRVPRLPGVPADGPAPLSHAEVAALVGVGDGLTPYGDDVLCGWLGAHRAAGIATPDVDHAVRALAHRTTLLSATLLDCAVRGEVLAEFAAWLRSLGTAREPAAAATLASIGHTSGLGLLRGARRALTALGIRAEVAA is encoded by the coding sequence GTGCCTCTCTCCCCCTCGTCCGCCACGGCCTGCGCCGTGATCGCGGCGAGCGCGCCGGCACGCGTCCGCGACACCCTCGCGGCCCAGCCCGACGGCGCGGTCGCGGTCGTGCACCGCGGCTCGCAGGCCGTGTACGTCGAGGTGCAGGGGCACTGCCTCGGCGTCGTCGCCGCGACCGCGACCGCGGTTCCGTGCGCGCTCCAGGTGGCCGGGGACGTCGTCCCCCGCGCCGCGCGCGCCGAGATCCGCGGCGGGGTGCTGCACCTCGACGACGTCGCGCTGCGCATCGGCCGGATCCGCGACGTCCGGGTCCCCCGCCTCCCCGGCGTACCAGCTGACGGGCCCGCGCCGCTGTCACACGCGGAGGTCGCGGCGCTGGTCGGCGTGGGCGACGGCCTCACGCCGTACGGCGACGACGTGCTGTGCGGCTGGCTCGGCGCCCACCGGGCGGCCGGCATCGCCACCCCCGACGTCGACCACGCGGTCCGCGCGCTCGCGCACCGCACCACCCTGCTCTCCGCGACCCTCCTCGACTGCGCCGTGCGCGGCGAGGTGCTCGCGGAGTTCGCGGCCTGGCTGCGCTCCCTGGGCACCGCCCGGGAGCCCGCGGCCGCCGCCACCCTTGCTTCCATCGGCCACACCTCCGGCCTCGGTCTGCTGCGCGGCGCCCGGCGCGCGCTGACCGCCCTCGGCATCCGGGCGGAGGTCGCTGCATGA
- a CDS encoding MGMT family protein has translation MRHPEDYVEAVLSLVEQVPPGRVTTYGAIAEALGRFGPRRVGAVMAEHGAAVPWWRVVRADGTVPPALVDRAREHHLAEGTPYRPSGAVDLRIARWPDLDPAPRGQ, from the coding sequence GTGCGCCACCCCGAGGACTACGTCGAGGCCGTGCTGTCGCTCGTCGAGCAGGTCCCGCCCGGCCGGGTCACGACGTACGGCGCGATCGCGGAGGCGCTCGGCAGGTTCGGCCCCCGCCGGGTCGGCGCGGTGATGGCCGAGCACGGCGCGGCGGTGCCGTGGTGGCGCGTGGTGCGCGCGGACGGCACCGTGCCCCCGGCGCTGGTGGACCGGGCGCGGGAGCACCACCTGGCCGAGGGCACGCCGTACCGCCCCTCCGGCGCCGTCGACCTGCGCATAGCCCGTTGGCCGGACCTAGACCCCGCGCCCCGCGGGCAGTAG
- a CDS encoding DUF1116 domain-containing protein: MSTPTAPVSSVVNVGADLLADAVASQAIDVARVDWRPPLSGTEADLATVAADPLRRDANARAVAAYHGVTARLVDVVPASEALGLEPGQFLHAGPPITWDRASGPLRGALLGGAAFEGLVEDPEDAAALFEAGSSVSLEPCHHRGTVGPMAGVVTPSMWMFVLEDVETGRRTHCSLNEGLGKVLRYGAYSPDVLERLRWMRDVLGPLLQGSVRAVRDSAGPVDVTGILTQMLQMGDEAHNRNRAGTLMLLRDLAPVMVLESERGGLSPADVAEGLRFIGGNDHFFLNLAMPACKLALDAARGIEGSTMVVAMARNGTDFGIQTAGTGDEWFTGPAQLADGLFLGDYGPDDANPDIGDSAITETAGIGGFAMATAPAIVRLVGGTVPDALATTRRMHEIALAENPRWSVPVLDFQGTPTGIDVTRVCRTGILPQINTGMAGKVAGVGQVGAGLVTPPEEIFPKALARLAERTRERAAGA; encoded by the coding sequence ATGAGCACCCCCACCGCCCCCGTGTCCTCCGTCGTCAACGTCGGCGCCGACCTGCTCGCCGACGCCGTCGCCAGCCAGGCGATCGACGTCGCCCGGGTCGACTGGCGCCCGCCGCTGTCCGGCACCGAGGCCGACCTGGCCACCGTCGCCGCCGACCCGCTGCGCCGTGACGCCAACGCTCGCGCGGTCGCGGCGTACCACGGCGTGACGGCTCGCCTCGTCGACGTCGTCCCCGCCTCCGAGGCGCTGGGCCTGGAGCCGGGGCAGTTCCTGCACGCCGGCCCGCCGATCACCTGGGACCGCGCGTCCGGACCGCTGCGCGGCGCGCTGCTCGGCGGCGCCGCCTTCGAGGGCCTGGTCGAGGACCCCGAGGACGCCGCGGCGCTCTTCGAGGCCGGCTCGTCGGTCTCGCTCGAGCCGTGCCACCACCGCGGCACCGTCGGCCCGATGGCCGGCGTGGTCACCCCGAGCATGTGGATGTTCGTCCTCGAGGACGTCGAGACCGGGCGGCGTACCCACTGCTCGCTCAACGAGGGCCTGGGCAAGGTGCTGCGCTACGGCGCCTACTCCCCCGACGTGCTCGAGCGGCTGCGCTGGATGCGTGACGTGCTGGGCCCGCTGCTGCAGGGCTCGGTGCGCGCGGTGCGCGACTCCGCCGGTCCCGTGGACGTGACCGGCATCCTCACCCAGATGCTGCAGATGGGCGACGAGGCGCACAACCGCAACCGGGCCGGCACCCTGATGCTGCTGCGCGACCTCGCCCCCGTGATGGTGCTGGAGAGCGAGCGGGGCGGCCTCAGCCCCGCCGACGTCGCCGAGGGCCTGCGCTTCATCGGCGGCAACGACCACTTCTTCCTCAACCTCGCGATGCCCGCCTGCAAGCTCGCGCTCGACGCGGCCCGCGGCATCGAGGGCTCGACGATGGTCGTGGCGATGGCGCGCAACGGCACCGACTTCGGCATCCAGACCGCCGGCACCGGCGATGAGTGGTTCACCGGTCCCGCCCAGCTCGCCGACGGGCTCTTCCTCGGCGACTACGGCCCGGACGACGCCAACCCCGACATCGGCGACTCCGCGATCACCGAGACCGCGGGCATCGGCGGCTTCGCGATGGCCACGGCCCCCGCGATCGTCCGCCTCGTCGGCGGCACCGTGCCCGACGCCCTCGCCACCACCCGGCGCATGCACGAGATCGCCCTCGCGGAGAACCCGCGCTGGTCGGTGCCCGTCCTGGACTTCCAGGGCACCCCGACCGGCATCGACGTGACCCGCGTCTGCCGCACCGGCATCCTGCCGCAGATCAACACCGGCATGGCCGGCAAAGTCGCGGGCGTGGGCCAGGTCGGCGCCGGCCTGGTCACCCCGCCCGAGGAGATCTTCCCGAAGGCGCTCGCCCGTCTCGCGGAGCGCACCCGCGAGCGCGCCGCCGGCGCATGA
- a CDS encoding DoxX family protein, producing the protein MNIHTPHRGQQHGTTSLPAPDVVHPDPVAPETPNARAARYIGAVLRISLGWVFLWAFVDKLFGLGFATERDASWINGGSPTEGFLSFGTSGPFAETFRSLAGHTIVDVVFMVGLAGIGLALMLGIGVRIAAVSGALMMVLMWAAALWPANNPFMDDHLVYAGLLVMLALLDSGRTLGLGGLWARQPLVQRQRWLI; encoded by the coding sequence ATGAACATCCACACCCCGCACCGAGGTCAGCAGCACGGCACCACCTCGCTGCCGGCCCCGGACGTCGTCCACCCCGATCCGGTCGCCCCGGAGACGCCCAACGCCCGTGCCGCCCGCTACATCGGCGCCGTGCTCCGCATCAGCCTCGGCTGGGTCTTCCTGTGGGCCTTCGTGGACAAGCTGTTCGGCCTCGGCTTCGCCACCGAGCGCGACGCCTCGTGGATCAACGGCGGCAGCCCGACGGAGGGCTTCCTCTCCTTCGGCACCTCCGGCCCCTTCGCCGAGACGTTCCGGAGCCTCGCCGGACACACGATCGTCGACGTCGTGTTCATGGTCGGCCTCGCCGGCATCGGACTGGCCCTCATGCTCGGCATCGGTGTCCGCATCGCCGCCGTCTCCGGTGCGCTGATGATGGTCCTCATGTGGGCGGCCGCGCTGTGGCCGGCGAACAACCCCTTCATGGACGACCACCTCGTCTACGCCGGCCTGCTGGTGATGCTCGCCCTCCTCGACAGCGGACGCACCCTCGGTCTTGGCGGACTCTGGGCCCGCCAGCCGCTGGTGCAGCGCCAGCGCTGGCTGATCTGA
- a CDS encoding SCO7613 C-terminal domain-containing membrane protein, whose amino-acid sequence MPRFYDPTTCPDCAAPLGPVPLRCGACALPLTGPVAAQLQATLRQADSLLVTLRRSPAPAPTPVAAGSRLEGATAYPAPAREPRTPRRTGVRAASVPAVLLSLGALCLLVAAVIFLAVAWSWLGVGGRTGVLLALTAGSAGAGAWTAHRGLRVAGESLSVVALGLLALDVLGAAAAGWLPGAPGASGAQTLATAGAALAAGGLVLLLPPARLVAPQLAVPVGILVCALGTAAATGSVRAVALGAVLLLLAVAAGARRVGAAPLTIAAALAAVPAWLALLGAGAARGLDDPTLGALWTSTTGPVLLLTAALPLLGIAAVPGHRSLAQLCAATSALTLTAVLALPVVDEPASTAGTAALGALLVWSGVLTRVPRRWAPAPLAAAVASALPVASVALTLLSAAAARSLAEVNLFGSPASAPMPPVSLPLAPALLVPAVAGLGLAALAAAPALRDRRALGPGPLALALAGAGTVALESTARWPVVVALLVPGLIAGALGVRRARTTWQVAGVTVLAAAALVGLPSAALAAGALLVLVALTGTITAQDRAPGAAVLPWAAGLLVLALGDLTGSPLHVVSLVVLLVLGLLALARPRLDLLVAAAALALPVASAGVLAAPDAAWSLAVHLSVAGALVTGVGLIHARRELSAVGGVLLAAATWVRLADAGVGTPEAYTLPSAVVLVLLGLRALHRDPSLPTARVLLPGLVLGTVPTLLIVLVGDPASVRAALLGLACLGLVLGGVRKRWHAPFAVGSGVGLLLVLRELAPYAAAPPQWVLIAAAGTVLSVVGITWEQRVADLRRVAEYAGRFR is encoded by the coding sequence ATGCCTCGCTTCTACGACCCCACGACGTGCCCGGACTGCGCCGCGCCCCTCGGCCCGGTGCCGCTGCGGTGCGGTGCGTGCGCGCTGCCGCTCACCGGTCCGGTCGCAGCACAGCTCCAGGCCACGCTGCGCCAGGCCGACTCGCTGCTGGTCACGCTGCGCCGCAGCCCCGCACCGGCCCCCACCCCGGTGGCGGCGGGCTCGCGCCTCGAGGGCGCGACGGCGTACCCGGCACCTGCCCGTGAACCTCGTACGCCGCGCCGCACCGGCGTCCGCGCCGCCTCCGTGCCGGCGGTGCTGCTCTCCCTCGGCGCGTTGTGCCTGCTGGTGGCCGCGGTGATCTTCCTGGCCGTCGCCTGGTCGTGGCTCGGCGTCGGCGGGCGCACCGGCGTGCTGCTCGCACTGACCGCGGGAAGCGCGGGGGCCGGCGCCTGGACGGCGCACCGCGGCCTGCGGGTGGCCGGTGAGTCCCTGAGCGTGGTGGCCCTCGGCCTGCTCGCGCTCGACGTGCTCGGCGCGGCGGCTGCCGGCTGGCTGCCCGGCGCCCCCGGCGCCTCCGGCGCACAGACGCTCGCCACCGCGGGCGCCGCGCTCGCCGCGGGTGGGCTGGTGCTGCTGCTCCCGCCCGCGCGGCTCGTCGCCCCGCAGCTGGCGGTACCGGTCGGGATCCTGGTGTGCGCCCTCGGGACCGCGGCGGCGACCGGCTCGGTGCGCGCGGTCGCGCTCGGCGCGGTGCTCCTGCTCCTCGCCGTGGCAGCCGGCGCCCGACGCGTCGGCGCGGCACCGCTCACGATCGCCGCCGCGCTGGCCGCGGTCCCCGCCTGGCTCGCGCTCCTGGGCGCCGGCGCGGCCAGGGGCCTGGACGACCCGACCCTCGGCGCGCTCTGGACGAGCACCACGGGACCCGTCCTCCTCCTCACCGCCGCCCTCCCGCTGCTGGGGATCGCGGCCGTGCCGGGCCACCGCTCGCTCGCGCAGCTGTGCGCGGCGACCAGTGCCCTGACGCTGACCGCGGTGCTCGCGCTGCCGGTGGTCGACGAGCCCGCCTCCACCGCCGGCACCGCAGCACTCGGCGCCCTGCTCGTCTGGAGCGGCGTGCTCACCCGGGTCCCCCGCCGCTGGGCGCCGGCGCCCCTGGCCGCAGCGGTCGCCTCGGCCCTGCCGGTCGCCTCGGTGGCGCTGACCCTCCTGTCCGCGGCCGCCGCCCGGTCCCTGGCCGAGGTGAACCTCTTCGGCTCGCCCGCCTCCGCCCCGATGCCGCCGGTGTCCCTCCCCCTGGCGCCCGCGCTGCTGGTTCCGGCCGTCGCGGGCCTCGGTCTCGCCGCGCTCGCGGCTGCGCCGGCGCTGCGCGATCGCCGTGCCCTCGGGCCCGGCCCCCTGGCCCTCGCCCTCGCGGGTGCCGGCACCGTGGCGCTCGAGAGCACCGCCCGGTGGCCGGTCGTCGTTGCCCTCCTCGTGCCCGGCCTGATCGCCGGAGCGCTCGGCGTACGCCGGGCACGTACGACGTGGCAGGTCGCGGGCGTCACCGTGCTGGCCGCCGCGGCCCTCGTGGGCCTGCCGAGCGCCGCCCTGGCTGCCGGCGCGCTGCTGGTCCTGGTGGCGCTCACCGGGACCATCACCGCCCAGGACCGGGCCCCCGGCGCGGCGGTCCTGCCGTGGGCGGCCGGTCTGCTGGTGCTGGCGCTCGGCGACCTCACGGGCAGCCCGCTGCACGTGGTGAGCCTGGTGGTGCTGCTGGTCCTCGGGCTGCTCGCCCTGGCCCGGCCCCGCCTCGACCTGCTGGTGGCGGCCGCGGCGCTCGCGCTCCCTGTCGCATCCGCCGGTGTGCTCGCCGCACCCGACGCGGCGTGGTCCCTCGCGGTGCACCTGAGCGTGGCAGGCGCCCTGGTCACCGGTGTCGGCCTGATCCACGCCCGGCGCGAGCTGAGCGCGGTGGGCGGGGTGCTGCTCGCCGCGGCGACCTGGGTGCGGCTGGCCGACGCCGGGGTCGGCACGCCGGAGGCCTACACGCTGCCCAGCGCGGTGGTGCTGGTGCTCCTCGGCCTGCGGGCACTGCACCGCGACCCGAGCCTGCCGACCGCCCGCGTGCTCCTGCCCGGGCTGGTGCTGGGCACCGTCCCGACGCTGCTGATCGTCCTGGTCGGCGACCCGGCCTCGGTGCGCGCGGCCCTGCTCGGGCTCGCCTGCCTGGGGCTCGTCCTGGGCGGGGTGCGGAAGCGCTGGCACGCGCCGTTCGCCGTCGGGTCGGGCGTCGGGCTGCTGCTGGTGCTGCGCGAGCTGGCGCCGTACGCCGCCGCGCCGCCGCAGTGGGTCCTGATCGCCGCGGCCGGCACGGTGCTGAGCGTCGTCGGCATCACCTGGGAGCAACGCGTCGCCGACCTGCGCCGGGTGGCGGAGTACGCCGGCCGGTTCCGCTGA
- a CDS encoding FdrA family protein — MSTAVSSPTGPGTGTSHVELRSGAYADSVALLQVSRAVQGVAGVRAAQVAMATPLNIEVLTSMGFAVPDAAGPNDMVVAVHLEDEDALAGALAAVDEALRAASKRSTGSAEVAPHRTTATALRDAEEGAVALISVPGQHALVEAMDALDAGRDVMIFSDNVPVEQEVALKRIAAERGLLVMGPDCGTAVVGGVGLGFANVVQPGPVGLVAASGTGCQQLLSLLDHAGVGVTSALGVGGRDLSAEVGGLATREGLRRLDADPDVELVVVVSKPPAASVAADLEQYAAALDTPVELALLGAGQPDLTAAAERVLTRLGVPVPSWPVWGSAPAATGPLLRGLFAGGTLAGEARLIAAEALGEVTSAPAALAGDSHAVVDFGDDELTTGRAHPMIDPTLRLEHLARVGADPRTGVVLLDVVLGHGAEDDPAGSLAPALAAVAAPVLVTVVGTGADPQDLERQVRLLAEAGAEVHLSNAGATRRALELLEARA, encoded by the coding sequence ATGAGCACAGCCGTCAGTTCCCCGACCGGTCCCGGCACCGGCACGTCCCACGTCGAGCTGCGCTCGGGTGCGTACGCCGACTCCGTCGCCCTGCTCCAGGTCAGCCGCGCCGTCCAGGGGGTCGCCGGGGTCCGCGCGGCCCAGGTCGCGATGGCCACGCCGCTCAACATCGAGGTGCTGACCTCGATGGGGTTCGCGGTGCCGGACGCCGCCGGGCCCAACGACATGGTGGTCGCCGTCCACCTCGAGGACGAGGACGCGCTCGCCGGCGCCCTCGCCGCGGTCGACGAGGCGCTGCGCGCGGCGAGCAAGCGATCGACCGGCAGCGCCGAGGTCGCCCCGCACCGCACCACCGCCACCGCCCTGCGCGACGCCGAGGAGGGCGCGGTCGCCCTGATCTCGGTGCCCGGCCAGCACGCGCTGGTCGAGGCCATGGACGCCCTCGACGCCGGGCGCGACGTGATGATCTTCAGCGACAACGTCCCGGTCGAGCAGGAGGTCGCGCTCAAGCGCATCGCCGCCGAGCGGGGCCTGCTCGTGATGGGCCCGGACTGCGGCACCGCCGTCGTCGGTGGTGTCGGTCTGGGCTTCGCCAACGTCGTGCAGCCCGGCCCGGTGGGCCTCGTCGCCGCCTCGGGCACCGGGTGCCAGCAGCTGCTCTCGCTGCTCGACCACGCGGGCGTCGGGGTCACCTCGGCGCTCGGGGTCGGCGGTCGCGACCTGTCCGCCGAGGTCGGCGGCCTGGCCACCCGCGAGGGACTGCGCCGCCTCGACGCCGACCCCGACGTGGAGCTCGTCGTCGTGGTCTCCAAGCCCCCGGCCGCCTCCGTGGCCGCCGACCTGGAGCAGTACGCCGCGGCGCTCGACACCCCCGTGGAGCTCGCGCTGCTCGGCGCCGGACAGCCCGACCTCACCGCCGCCGCGGAGCGGGTGCTCACCCGGCTCGGCGTACCGGTCCCGTCCTGGCCGGTGTGGGGCAGCGCCCCCGCCGCCACCGGCCCGCTGCTGCGCGGGCTGTTCGCCGGCGGCACGCTGGCCGGCGAGGCCCGCCTGATCGCCGCCGAGGCCCTCGGGGAGGTCACCAGCGCGCCTGCCGCCCTGGCCGGCGACAGCCACGCCGTCGTCGACTTCGGCGACGACGAGCTCACCACCGGGCGCGCGCACCCGATGATCGACCCGACCCTGCGTCTGGAGCACCTCGCCCGGGTCGGCGCCGACCCGCGCACCGGCGTCGTCCTGCTCGACGTCGTGCTCGGCCACGGCGCCGAGGACGACCCGGCCGGCTCGCTCGCCCCCGCCCTCGCCGCCGTCGCCGCCCCGGTGCTGGTGACGGTGGTCGGCACCGGTGCCGACCCCCAGGACCTCGAACGCCAGGTCCGGCTGCTGGCCGAGGCCGGCGCCGAGGTCCACCTGTCCAACGCCGGCGCGACCCGCCGCGCCCTCGAGCTGCTGGAGGCCCGCGCATGA
- a CDS encoding HNH endonuclease signature motif containing protein yields MADSELPDCDTPAAVLAFAQSQRAAVQRAEFLVLEAALAWAAMHPAESVSTQTPTVGWIFGEVAVPLGGEGTPLVAEFAPMAALGMSTDAARALIGSALELAHRLPRTWKQMRAGEVPVWKGRRIAQLTLSLPPDGAEFVDRQLAGTVGKVGWATIERLVDQARVTFDPEGAEKQRREAADGRRFDVHTGEATHDGTVRVEGELDLADALDLDTAIRQGAEELAALGATESLDVRRSMAAGELARRQLALDLMAEAGVGAASVVKPRQVVIHVHLSHAAISRDEAGIATVEETRSIVSTEQVRDWCSGDAQVVIKPVIDLEAHHHTDAYAVPDRLVEQTGLAQPVCAFPWCERPARRCDTDHVVAHGADGPTCSCNLAPLCRRHHRAKTHMSWTYDKTDAATYLWRSPHGLHLVKDRGETRLVTAHPPDD; encoded by the coding sequence ATGGCCGATTCCGAGCTCCCCGACTGCGACACCCCAGCCGCCGTGCTGGCGTTCGCACAGTCGCAGCGGGCTGCGGTGCAGCGGGCCGAGTTCCTGGTCTTGGAGGCCGCTCTGGCGTGGGCGGCGATGCACCCGGCCGAGTCGGTCTCGACGCAGACGCCGACCGTCGGGTGGATCTTCGGCGAGGTGGCGGTGCCCCTGGGTGGTGAGGGGACGCCGCTGGTGGCGGAGTTCGCGCCGATGGCGGCGCTGGGGATGTCGACCGATGCTGCCCGTGCGTTGATCGGGTCCGCGCTCGAGCTGGCGCACCGGCTGCCCCGGACGTGGAAGCAGATGCGTGCCGGCGAGGTCCCGGTCTGGAAGGGTCGCCGGATCGCGCAGCTGACGTTGAGTCTTCCGCCGGACGGTGCCGAGTTCGTGGACCGCCAGCTCGCCGGGACCGTCGGAAAGGTCGGCTGGGCCACCATCGAGCGGCTCGTCGACCAGGCCCGCGTCACCTTCGACCCCGAGGGTGCCGAGAAGCAGCGCCGCGAGGCCGCCGACGGACGCCGCTTCGACGTGCACACCGGCGAGGCGACCCATGACGGCACCGTGCGGGTGGAGGGCGAGCTCGACCTCGCCGATGCGCTCGATCTGGACACCGCGATCCGCCAGGGCGCGGAGGAGCTGGCTGCTCTGGGCGCGACGGAGTCGTTGGACGTCCGACGGTCGATGGCGGCCGGTGAGCTGGCCCGGCGTCAGCTCGCCCTGGACCTGATGGCCGAGGCGGGTGTGGGCGCCGCGTCGGTGGTGAAGCCCCGGCAGGTCGTCATCCACGTGCACCTGTCGCACGCCGCGATCTCCCGTGACGAGGCCGGCATCGCGACGGTCGAGGAGACCCGGTCGATCGTGTCGACCGAGCAGGTCCGCGACTGGTGCAGCGGTGATGCCCAGGTCGTCATCAAGCCGGTGATCGACCTCGAGGCCCATCACCACACCGACGCCTACGCGGTCCCGGACCGGCTCGTCGAGCAGACCGGTCTGGCCCAGCCGGTGTGCGCGTTCCCGTGGTGTGAACGCCCCGCTCGGCGCTGCGACACCGACCACGTCGTCGCCCACGGTGCGGACGGGCCGACCTGCAGCTGCAACCTCGCCCCGCTGTGTCGCCGACATCACCGGGCGAAGACCCACATGAGTTGGACCTACGACAAGACCGACGCCGCGACGTACCTCTGGCGGTCACCCCACGGGCTGCACCTGGTCAAGGACCGCGGCGAGACCCGGCTCGTCACCGCGCACCCGCCGGACGACTGA